The following proteins are co-located in the Dromiciops gliroides isolate mDroGli1 chromosome 2, mDroGli1.pri, whole genome shotgun sequence genome:
- the SLC28A1 gene encoding sodium/nucleoside cotransporter 1: MEEGKQGREEPISLATPENGVENMGMEFLEEGQEPDEPVWDEERGTGLDAGVRPTPFWRRRLQSASLKARTFYRSHAELFRWILLGLLCTAYAAFLLTACLLNFQRALALFIITCVVLFFLAHNLFKKFLGKKLLRYLKPLSHPSLNLWLKRCLGAAALVGLVLWLALDTSQRPEQLVSFAGICMFIVFLFACSKHHFSVSWRAVLWGLGLQFVLGVFVIRTEPGFVAFQWLGDQVKIFLDYTVVGSSFVFGETLVKDIFAFQVLPIIIFFSCVMSILYYLGLMQWLILKISWLMQVTMGTTATETLSVAGNIFVSQTEAPLLIRPYLADMTLSEIHVVMTGGYATIAGSLLGAYISFGIDPASLIAASVMAAPCALALSKLVYPEVEESKHRSEEGVKLSYGEAKNLLEAATSGAAISVGVIANIAANLIAFLAVLAFINAALSWLGVMVDIQELSFQVICSYILRPVAFMLGVDWADCPVVAELLGIKLFLNEFVAYQELSKYKHKRLEGVEEWIGDKKQWISIRAEIITTFALCGFANFSSIGIMLGGLTSMAPHRKSEFSKIVMSALLTGACVSLVNACVAGILYVPREAEVSCFSVLNTSVITSSYDTYVCCKQVFQSTELVGTSSPSFAGFRMEFSREMLTNCCRLYNHTACA; encoded by the exons GAGGAAGGCCAGGAACCTGATGAACCTGTGTGGGATGAAGAGCGCGGGACTGGTTTGGATGCTGGGGTCAGGCCCACCCCATTCTGGAG GAGAAGATTGCAGTCTGCTTCTTTGAAAGCCAGAACGTTTTATAGAAGTCATGCTGAATTGTTTCGATGGATCCTCTTGGGCCTGTTGTGTACAG CTTATGCTGCCTTCCTGCTGACAGCCTGTCTCCTGAATTTCCAAAGGGCTCTGGCTTTGTTCATAATCACGTGTGTAGTCCTTTTCTTCCTGGCCCACAACCTGTTCAAaaaatttttgggaaaaaaactCTTAAGATATCTGAAGCCCCTCAGTCATCCTAGCTTGAACCTCTGGCTAAAACG GTGCCTCGGAGCAGCTGCTTTGGTGGGCCTGGTATTGTGGCTGGCTCTGGACACCTCCCAACGGCCAGAGCAGCTGGTGTCCTTTGCAGGCATCTGCATGTTCATCGTCTTCCTCTTTGCCTGCTCTAAACATCACTTCTCA GTATCCTGGAGAGCTGTATTATGGGGCCTTGGCCTGCAGTTTGTTCTTGGAGTCTTTGTCATCAGAACAGAACCTGGATTTGTGGCATTCCAGTGGCTGGGTGACCAAGTCAAG ATTTTCCTGGACTATACTGTAGTTGGCTCCAGTTTTGTCTTTGGGGAGACGTTGGTGAAGGACATCTTTGCCTTTCAG GTGTTACCCATTATCATCTTCTTCAGCTGTGTGATGTCTATTCTTTACTATTTGGGTCTCATGCAGTGGCTGATCCTGAAG ATCTCCTGGTTGATGCAGGTCACCATGGGAACCACAGCCACAGAGACCCTAAGTGTGGCAGGAAACATCTTTGTGAGCCAA ACAGAGGCTCCTCTGCTGATCCGGCCATACCTTGCAGACATGACGCTCTCTGAAATTCACGTTGTTATGACAGGAGGCTATGCCACCATCGCAGGCAGCTTGTTGGGAGCCTATATTTCCTTTGGG ATTGACCCTGCCTCTCTGATTGCTGCCTCTGTCATGGCTGCTCCCTGTGCTCTGGCCCTGTCCAAACTGGTCTACCCAGAAGTGGAAGAATCCAAGCACCGGAGTGAAGAGGGGGTGAAGTTGTCCTATGG GGAGGCTAAGAACCTTCTGGAAGCCGCCACTAGTGGAGCCGCCATCTCTGTGGGGGTCATTGCAAACATTGCCGCCAACTTGATTGCCTTCTTGGCTGTGTTAGCCTTCATTAATGCTGCTCTTTCCTGGCTGGGGGTGATGGTGGACATCCAGGAGCTCAGTTTCCAG GTCATCTGCTCTTACATCTTGCGTCCTGTGGCGTTCATGCTGGGAGTAGATTGGGCCGATTGTCCAGTGGTGGCCGAACTGCTGGGCATCAAGCTATTTCTGAATGAATTTGTGGCCTATCAGGAGCTGTCTAAATATAAGCACAAGCGTCTAGAAGGAGTCGAAGAGTGGATTGGGGACAAGAAGCAGTGGATTTCC atCAGAGCAGAAATTATCACAACCTTTGCTCTCTGTGGATTTGCCAATTTCAGCTCCATCGGTATCATGCTGGGAGGTCTAA CCTCAATGGCTCCCCACCGAAAGAGCGAATTCTCCAAGATTGTGATGAGCGCCCTACTCACTGGTGCCTGTGTATCCCTGGTCAATGCCTGTGTGGCAG GAATCCTTTATGTGCCCAGAGAGGCAGAAGTCAGCTGCTTCTCCGTCCTCAACACAAGTGTCATCACCAGCAGCTACGACACCTATGTGTGTTGTAAGCAGGTCTTCCAGAG CACGGAACTCGTGGGTACCAGTTCCCCCTCCTTTGCTGGTTTCAGGATGGAGTTTAGCAGAGAGATGTTGACGAATTGCTGCAGACTTTACAACCACACTGCCTGTGCATAG